AACCATAATCGTGTATACTTATGGTGCATTTAGGGACTGAAATAGATTTACTACAAATTCACAAATAACCAGAAAGATGGATGCGTTAAtcttataatattttaaaaaagaaACTAAATAATCAGATCTAACACATTACATATATATGTTCAAAGAGAAACCTTACTTTGGATCTCTTAAAGAGAGCATCATAAAAATCACGTTCAGCCTCTGATTGGTTGCACTCGATGACTTGAATGTCAGTTGGTGGCAGAACAAGAATTGGCCTAATGTGACCATGCAGCAAAATATCAATTTGCTAGCAAATATTGTAAAACAACAATCACGCACACAAAAAAAGAAGAGTACAATTTTACCTTCCATGTTTGTCCACAGTATCTTTACTTCTCCTTAACATTAATGGCCTCAGAATAGCTTTTATCAGTTTAAGCCCCCGGTGATCACCATTTTCATAGGGTTTCTGAATTAACTTGTGCCACCTGTACCAAGTATTTTCTTTTAACCAATAATAAATTTCCAAAGAACTAGTTTATTAAGAGATTTTTCAGAGAAACAATATCATGTCAAAAAAGCTATACCATGCCCAGTTGCACCATGGCTCAACATGCAAAAAGCATAATAGACTATAGATGTCTTCCAAGCTATTCTGCACAAATAAATAGTTGATTCTATTTAGATAGCCACACATTAACAACACCCAAGAATCCATagaatatattttaatttaagaaCTGCTTTCAGACAGGATACAGAAAATAGCAGATAAATAGCACAACTTtttttatcacaaacaaactaaCTGGATGCCCAATTATACATGTTGATAGCTTCAGCATATCCTTCAAGATGTATAATATACAAGCATTGCAAAGGCACTTGAAAGAGTGAGGATCTATTAATAACCTAGAGGCAAGGCTCCTTCTCGTCTCCCTCATGCCAAAGGTAAGTAATTCAAATCCTCACTCTCCCTTAATATGTACTTAAGAATCTAATGTATTGGAAATATACTTACAAAAGATGCACTTCTATAAAGGAGTTGAAAAATACCTGAAGAGGTGTACCAGTGAGACACCACCTGCAATATGAGGATAATGCAAAGGCTGCCTGTGCAGCTTGAGTCTTTGAGGATTTTATGGTATGAGCTTCATCCAACACCACCCGGTGCCAGTCAACTCTATGAAAAATGCTGTTGTCTGGATCCTGGTTAAAATTTTAGAGAAGTAACAAGCAGCCATTAGAATTTACAAGTCTCGGTAAGGACTAGCAAACAAACAGAGATAAATGAATCGGAACAACTTACACTTTTATAAGCTGCAGTTAGGACACCATAAGTTGTTAAAACCACATCAGGTTCTGCTATGACCTCAGGGTCATTACTTCTTTCACCACCATAGTGAACAGATACGGAAATACTTTCTGGCTTGGAATGGGTAATAAGCTCATCCTGGGTATATTGATAAGAACAattcagttatattattaatatgTAAAAAGAAGTAGCATATCACAAAATGCAAGATGGTATAATTAAAAACAAACCAGTGAAACTCAACATGACAGAAAAATGCAGAGACTTCTACTACTCAAACCACAAACTAGTGATGCTACTCACCTTCCACTGTCCTAGCAATGCCATAGGACATATGATAAGAGTTCCACCTCTTGCTTTTCTTGGTACTTCATTATATTTTGTTCTCTTTGAGGCTAGATTTTCTGAGTCAGTATGATTGGCTTCAGGGATTCCCCTTCCAGGTCTTGCCAGTATAAGACTTATTGTCATTACAGTTTTTCCCAGCCCCATTGCATCTGCTAAAATCTGGATGTATGCTTCTTAAGTTAGGCAATTCTAATAATAAAAACATGCACAAAAATACATCTTATCGGATGGTGTGCAAAAGAACTACCACAAACAGAACTGGTGTGCATTATGCTATATCTACTATGcattttttagaaataatttcaaactaaAATGAGAAGGGATTATAAAAACTTACTCCTCCTCTGGCAGTTTGTGTGGCAGTAGGGAATTGAGTTGTTGCTTCACCAGAGAACACATTCACATGAATGGAAGAAGCCCTCCTATTATAAAGCTTCGAAAATCAATATACATAATATGATAAATATGATAGGTATAACCTAGGATGTTACTGAAGAATCTATTTTAATGTTATTGCTGGATCATCTGAAGATTCAGCAAGAAAACATACTCATCACATAAGCGATATGCCGCCCAGCAGGGATGGAGTGTTTTTGTTGCTTTCTCGGCATCAACTCCCTTCTCCAACTCTGTCATCCAGTAAAGTGCTTGCTTCTGGTACGGTCTTAAGTCACACATAAGAGTACTTGGGGGTTCCATCTCCTATTCAGTATAAGAAAGCAAGAGATGAAGGGAGAGAAACAAAATTTGCAAATTACAGTTCACTTAATTCATATATTAAATATTCAGCAGCATTATTTATACCTCCAAATTATACACATCTGCAGCACCAACAAGCTTGTTTAAAGATGATTCCAGTATAGCTTGTTCGTCTTTGTCATGATCTGATTGGCAACCTTTACCTCGTTTCAGCACAGGCAACATTCCAGCAAATTCTTTTGATTCATCctgtttaaaatatttaaaaagcAATAGCTTATAAGGAGTTGCAACTAATACAGTTTCCAAATAGAACACTATAAACCGGGCCAGAGAACGAACATACATCTAAATTCAAACCACGTTTTCTTGATTGAAGCTCCTCCGGGGTAAAATCAGCCTGGTAGAAAGTAAAACAGAAACATTAATAAGACAGcaaagtgaaattgcatctataAAGACTCAATTCCACAAGGTAAACTACCTCCTGATATGGTTTTATTTTTAGCAACTTGAACAGAGTTAAAAGAGGATAAATTGTTGAGTCAATATTGGAAGGAGCATCGAGCTTCCAGGATGAGTTGGTGACTTCTGTGAAAAGCGAACGATGGATATAAAAGCTGCCCAgagaagaaaggaagaaagaaaggtaAGATTTATAACATTTATACGAGGAAACATAGTTGTAACCGATTGTAACAACTAGAAACCTAATCGCAAACCAAAGTTGACATTTTCCAAGGTAAATGTCATATTACCTCCCATATAATAATATTTCTTGCATCAGCTGCAGAGTTGGAGGAACAGCTATGCACCGACAAAGAACTTTCACCTTGTTAGAGTTAACAAGTGGAATGAGGCACTTTCCCCACTCCATTGGAAGACGACCAATCTGAGTATGCCAATACAAACATTATGCATTAGTATATATCCTACCAACCAGCAAGTCAGATCTAGAAAATTGATGCAAACCAAATATAAACATCAAACTTTATAAGAAAATAGAATTTGTTAAGATTTCTAAACACATGTCAATATCATCATAAACAAGCGACTGAATTGGAATTAAAGGAATTACTGCATAAACTTTCAAAAATGTATTGAGAACAATTGACTACAAAAGACCTATATTTTAAATTGATCATGCCTACACTGTGTAGGCTACACATACTAAGATAAAGAAAATTTATTTGTTTAAATTCACAATGTAAGCCAGATGATTGATTAACAAATTCAACCTAATATGACAACTAAAgctaaaaagtaaaaaaaaattggATTCAATGTTCATAAAAGATATTTACCTCTCCATATCTTGTGGTTGAAAAACGAACAATCCCCGACAAGGCAGTGATTGTCTTAGACCGAATAAATGGTGAACTACACTTAGCTTTCATGTCTCTTCCAGGAAAGGCCAAGTGAACAATCTCATTGTTCTCCAACTTTCTCCCTCTAGTTGTCGAAAGCCCAGTAATTGCAGTCCTCCCCACAAGCAACCAATCCTCCTCTTCAGGAAAATCAGCATCCTCGATCACAACAGTACTCAACATATAATTATCCTCCACTTTCTGCTTCTTCACACCAGAAAACTTCAACCTATCATACATAGACATCTTCGGCTTTGCGGGCACCGAAGACAAGGGCTTAACCATAATCGCCTCCCCCATATCTTTCTTCACAACAATAGCTCTCTCATTGTTCCGCTTCACACCACCCTGTTTCATCCCCTTAACAATAGGCCTATACGCACTCTCTGCCTCGTCCTCAAAATTCTCACCGACACCTTCCTCAACAGGTTTGTCGCCGTCACCCTCCATCTTAACATCACCCTTTTGACATTCTTCCTTCACCTTAACTCCAACAACCTTACATTCACTCCCCCCCTCATCTTCAATACAAATTGCATTATCAACATTTTCTCCAATACACGGTGTACACTCAGTCCCCTTTTCAAAACCCCCCTCATCACATTCTTTCTTCACCTTAACAACCTTACACTCATTTCCCCCCTCATTCTCAACACAAACTTTCTCATCAACATTTTCTCGAACAAGCAGTGCATCCTCACATCCCAGTTCAACATCACCCTTTTCACattcttccttcactttaactaacTCCTTACACTCTCCCCCCTCATTCTCAACACAAACTTTCTTATCAACAATTTCTCGAACAAGCGGTACATCCAAACACCCCATTTCAACATCACCCTCTTCACATTCCTCCTTCACCTTCACAATATCCTTACACTCATTTCCCCCCTTACCCTCAAACCTCTCACCGACATTTCCTCGAACACCTTTCACGCATTCATCCCCAATCCCAAAACCCTCTTCCTCCTTACCCTCAGCCTTCCACTCCAAAAGGGGTTTCAGATCTCCACACTCCTCAACATCCTCTTGCTTAAATTGCGCCATTACACGAGCCCCAGTACTCGTCTTCTTAACGCCACAATCCGAAGACAAAACCGAAGGAGTGTCAAGAATCTGATTAATCGCCGCACCCAGATCATTCTTACACTTCACCAACACAGCCTTAATATTAAAATCAGACACATCTGACCCAAAAATAGATTTAATTAACTTAATATTCTCCTCTTTTTTTACTACATCAATTTCATCTACAACCATTGCTTCCATTTCTTtgtaaaaaaacaaaataagaaACCCTGGAAAAATGTAAATATAGATGTAAAGAAGAGAGGTGAGAAGGAGAGAATAGAGTGTTAATAGGCTAATTAGGAAAGAAAATGAAGGGGTTTtattgaagaatacaaaagtgGCGGGAAGGGTTTAATTAATATTTTGGGCGGGTGATTTAAAAAAATGGGGTAAAAAGGGCTAATTGTTTGGCGCGAGAGAGGTGTTTATTTACTGTGAGTGGAGAGGGTGAGTTTTGGGGGTTTTGGTCAAAGTTTTGGCGCGGGACGGAACTTTTTTTACTGTTTTTTTTTTTGGGAACTTAAATTACTGTAATCACGGATTGAATACTGTTGAAATTGTTTTCTGAAAATACCTGTTTAAATCCTTACATTAGGAAATATACTTGTGGAAGAAATAAGAATGACAATTTTGTATAacaaaatttatatatatattttttacgaataagtcaaaattttattaaaatattcaAACACAGCTGGAATAAGCTCCCTGTCATATACAACCTGATTGTGAAACAAAAAATAAGCTAAACACATAACTATTTTATTTTCAGATCACTTAACACCTTAAATATGTAAATTTTTCAAtctaaaaaatattaaaatgacATCTCGAACAATATAATATACACCAGTTAAGAAACTAGTAGTATTAAAATTGACATTCACATAAGTATCATCTCTAGCCCAAAGTTCAGAATTATGAACAATTTTTTGTTATGAAAGGTAAACTTTTGCAATATCCACCAGTATTCCAGATTTGATGCGAATTTTACAGACCTCACGAAATATCATAGAAATCTTTCTCAGAAAAATTACCGGGAATTATCGAAAAATGGAGAAGTAATTATATGAACCCTAGATTTAAGAGTCGACTCTCAAAACCCTAGTTACAGAGAGGCACCGATTTTGGAAAGGTGTGTATACAAAGAaccttaattttgtattaaaaataCTTAAATTTAGGTAATTATCTAACCTTAACTTCTTCTTTTATTTGCTAAGTTTAATTTGTTTTGTTAAGTTATCTAAAGTTAACTTTAGGAATATTAAGAGTTCTCTATATTATAGATGTTATACAATATATATTACTTTAAAAAAGAGAAAAAATGATTAAATTTAACTTTATATAAAACATTATTTTTGATAATTCAAGTTATTTGagttatttattatttgtttttaGTTAAAACTTAATTGTATGTAatttttgaaaaactgaaaaaGAGGTTGATCGGCCATATTTTTCTAGCGttctattttttttttttgtGGTTGTTGTTGATTTTCATGGGCCGTGTGATTTTCACATCAGATTTTCGAATAAGGACCTAGTGGCCGACTGTACTGTCTAAATGATTGACATATTTTTTGAACCGTCTAATACGGTACATGCTTCAAAGGGACCGAGGGACGAATTAAACCTAATAAGtttgtaatattttttaaaataatatttattttatttctaatacaAAAACTATGTTTTAGCTCGCTTGTTATCAAAacaaatataaattaattatgaaatatataagTAAATAATTTAAAATACATTAACAATTAGTtgtataaaattaaataataatacaAAATAGATTTAACGAAAATATATAAAATGTGTACCACATAAAATAAAATAGTAAAATTACGGTATTAATACATGCTATGCAAATATAGTTTAGTAATAAAGATTGAATAGTTGTGATTCTTCAATTATAGTATGCCAAAGATGTCATTACTACAATTCAAAGATAAATAAAAATTCATGGATATTGTTTTACAGATAATGTCATACATATATAAGGTCTTTCATCATTCATATTACTTTGCAAAATTCTTTACTTTGTATGTGAAAAGAAAAAAACTAGAAATTGTTAATATAATCATTCCATATATAAGATGTTGTCATACCCCTCTTGAAATTTCATTCTCTATTTTCTTCTCGCTCTTTTCTTTGACTTAAAATTGCTCGTGGCATAGAGAGAATGTGCATGTTGTCACTAATAAAATTTCTAGCGCAACTCCCATGATAAAGTTATAAATGATACAATTAGGCAAAACTATTTCAAATTGTCATGCTACGAATTCATCTAGAATGGTCAATGATAAGTGATAAAGATAATTTGTGAGAAAAATGGTGAATTTCCTCATAAAAGTTAAGGCTCCTTCATTTAATGGTTCTTGAGCAATGCGTAGATGATTATTTCACTCAAAGACAGATTCAGTAATTATTTGTAAATAGAGGCGCTCGCAGATGACATTGTCATAGATAATAacaaattaattttatattacaAAAATGCATATGTAAAGTAAGTCTTTAATCTCCTATATAAGTTTAGATAGTAACTAAAATATAAGTACACGTTCTTACACATAATGCAATTGAGGCAACATTGTCTATCAAATCCCtttattttttttagaaaaaactTGCAAGATGTTAACAAATATCCAAATGTTTTGTAGGATGAACTGGGTTGGTCTTGTAGCAACCTAAGTTCGTGGATGTATTTTAAGTGTTCTTGAGAAGGAGAAGCATCTTGCATTTACAGTTATTTAATTTTACCAAATTTTTAAATATATGTGCAATTCAGTTTAATATCATTGTTCATACCCCATGTATAATATTTTGATCAATATTTTGGTCAGCAATCAATTTTAGATTTATAGGGAAGATGATTCAGCATGCAAGAGTTTAATCATAttgttaggtatgaagtgcaacacggaagggggtgaatgtgttttgttGATTTTCTTGATTATTTGAAAGTGTTTGTGGTTTTTGAAACTCAACTGCTATAATGAAATTTACAGTGATAAAAGACTGAATGTAAAAATAAaagtaatttattaaaaattcacttgatttatattaaatcaaatttgcCAGTGTTACAAATccgtgttcttgaaaataagaactcagctacttcTCTTGAGAAAATACAAGAATTTATAGATTTGTTTTTTTGTTAATTATAAACAAAGGACGCGTGACATGTTTTaatttatagatcaacatgcacggtTTATAGAACTTGCACTAACATAAACTAACACAATTTCTAAAGTTCACCtgtctatttctatttctagTGCAACATATCTGTATAGAATCTACTAGGTCTGCGACTCTgctttgtccagttcatcttgacccttgatcttgtattcttccagtTGCATTTATAGTCATTTCAATTCAGTGATAGAATTGTTTATTGACCAGGTGACTCACTTCCTCACTTAGATTTTTTCACTTTCCTCGCTTTCAGGAATGACATTCAGAGTTACTTATTTTCTCTTCTTCTTACTGGCTCCGcccttttgagaagatgaagCAGTTGGTTTGCTACTAGCTAATGTTTGAGAAGAAATGGTTACAGATGTTGTAGGCCCATATGGGTTGTCCTGTTCGGGTTCTTCTACAGGACTAGAGGTCATAGATGTACTAGTTATAAGTTATAACACTGCTTCTCATGTCAGGCATTTGGTAAGGGTAAGTTTTCAATTTCTCCAACATGAAGTCGGTGAGATTTAAACTTACATTTACCTGATTCTTTGTATTAAGTGACCCgaatagaattttggacacttgtttacaaaTGCCTATTTGATTAATATATATACCTTCTAGAAAATGTTTGTCatgcactttatgatttaaagtagataTATTAAACTTTAGGAAGAAAGTATCATTACCTCTACTTTCCAAAGGCATGGTGAGCCTGGTGCTTAACTCCTCAAGTATCAAGTTTCCAACATCTAGATGTTTATTGTAGACCATTGAGTACACCAACTTTTGGACCACACTGGAGATGTTGTCATATCCAGTCTTTATGCATGTGAATGCCCTGATAATGGAGTCAAAGATaaaagaccattccctcctcaggTACTTCTTGTTCAGCCTAACCAAGTCAATCTTCTCACTGTAATTGATGAACTCTATGAATTCAGCCAATTCTTGATGAGTAGGTGCTTTAACCTTATTATCATTAGAAATGCCAAAAGTTTTGTTGATGTTGTTTGCATTAAGCTCAACAGCCACACCCCTTATTGTGTAATTGACCACCATCAAAACTGTTTAATTATCATTCATGTTGGTGTGAATGACTGCAGTGTTCCAAAAGTCATTAAGAACATCCAATTAAAGCACTGGGTTGACTGTTAGGGCTCTTGAAAGATACGAGGCAGTTATAAACTTCACAAAATACTTGAAGTTTTCTGGTGCCTGAGATGGGTCAACAAAGGCAATGTAGTTGGTTCCATCTTTGGGGATAATATCTCTTACGTTGTATGCAACCATTTGAGATATTGGGGTTTAGCGGGTAAGAGTTTTTAAAAGAGAGAAAGCTTGAAAAATTTGAGAGTGGTGAAAAAACTCAGTGTTTAGGTCAATTGAGAGCTCGAAAGCATAAAGAGGGGTTATATCGAGATGTCTGGGCTTTTATAGTGTAGAGGTGTGGCTTATCGATAAGAGAATAATGCGCGATTTAAAAGAGTTGTAGAGAAGTCACgtgacttatagagatctcatATCGAGATGTCATTTTCTTGACTTTTATCGAGAACTATATAAcgacttatcgagatgttgtacaaatacccagtttgtcctttTAGGACTAATTTATTCTAGTTTATATAGAGATTCCAAcctaaaattagaataaattttatatcaaaagtattttactgaaataatttattaaattaaattattctagttttgagttatcgagaagtctaaaattgAATTGTAGAGAACTCCATATCGATAAATATATTGAGATATCTACAtagcttgtcgagaagtcatcaaaagacttattgagaagtctaaaACTCCTGAAAAAGACTTATCAAGAACTATATTGAGAAGTCATTTAGAGACTTATCGACAAGTTATTTAGACTTATCAAGAACGCAGTTCTCAACATACTTTTGTTCTTATAGAACtctgtcttatattaattttacatattagTGATATGAACTAATATTTTCACAGTTTTTCTcaaatttgaaaaattccaagttagaTTTATTTTCGAggaataaatatacagagaattctgaaatatttataaattatattccagttaattcttaattaaatcaaattactTTTGATTCATTAAGAATTAACCTTCTGCAACATGTTAGTTGGGTTCTttcctttaggatgaagaatttagcatatCAATTTTACTTACAAGTCAGGTGAAAGTTTCTtaatccaaaggtttagtgaaaatgtgaGCTAACTGTTTCCCTGTTGGAACAAAAACAAGCTTAATAGTACCATTTGTAACATGTCCTCTAATAAAATGACAccttacatcaatatgctttattctagaatgattaactggattagcaacaatagatatTGCACTAGTATTGTCATACATGATTGGGATCTTTTGTACCACTAGGCCATAATctattagttgatttctaatccaaatcacttgagcacaacaacttccagcacctatgtattcagcttcagttgtggGAGTTGATACAGACTGATATTTCTTACTATACCATGATACAAGTATTTGACCAAGGAATtgatagcttccactagtactttttatAGTCTACCCTatatccaacaaaatctgcatctatatatccaacagcttcaaaaccagttctcTAAGAATACCATAATTCCAAGTTCGGTGTTCccttcaaatatttaaaaatcctCTTGACAACCATTATGTGTGATTCTTTgggattggcttgaaatcttgcacacagacatgtagcaaacatgatgtatggtctactagtagtcaagtaaagtaaagatccaatcatacccctgtaacttgaaatgtctacactttttcctttcttatcttcatatAATTTGGTAGCTGTAGGCATAGGAGttgatgcaggtgagctatccatcattctaaactttttcaaaagatctttgacatacttggtttgactgatgaaaatt
This genomic interval from Apium graveolens cultivar Ventura chromosome 8, ASM990537v1, whole genome shotgun sequence contains the following:
- the LOC141678923 gene encoding DNA repair protein RAD5B, whose translation is MEAMVVDEIDVVKKEENIKLIKSIFGSDVSDFNIKAVLVKCKNDLGAAINQILDTPSVLSSDCGVKKTSTGARVMAQFKQEDVEECGDLKPLLEWKAEGKEEEGFGIGDECVKGVRGNVGERFEGKGGNECKDIVKVKEECEEGDVEMGCLDVPLVREIVDKKVCVENEGGECKELVKVKEECEKGDVELGCEDALLVRENVDEKVCVENEGGNECKVVKVKKECDEGGFEKGTECTPCIGENVDNAICIEDEGGSECKVVGVKVKEECQKGDVKMEGDGDKPVEEGVGENFEDEAESAYRPIVKGMKQGGVKRNNERAIVVKKDMGEAIMVKPLSSVPAKPKMSMYDRLKFSGVKKQKVEDNYMLSTVVIEDADFPEEEDWLLVGRTAITGLSTTRGRKLENNEIVHLAFPGRDMKAKCSSPFIRSKTITALSGIVRFSTTRYGEIGRLPMEWGKCLIPLVNSNKVKVLCRCIAVPPTLQLMQEILLYGSFYIHRSLFTEVTNSSWKLDAPSNIDSTIYPLLTLFKLLKIKPYQEADFTPEELQSRKRGLNLDDESKEFAGMLPVLKRGKGCQSDHDKDEQAILESSLNKLVGAADVYNLEEMEPPSTLMCDLRPYQKQALYWMTELEKGVDAEKATKTLHPCWAAYRLCDERASSIHVNVFSGEATTQFPTATQTARGGILADAMGLGKTVMTISLILARPGRGIPEANHTDSENLASKRTKYNEVPRKARGGTLIICPMALLGQWKDELITHSKPESISVSVHYGGERSNDPEVIAEPDVVLTTYGVLTAAYKSDPDNSIFHRVDWHRVVLDEAHTIKSSKTQAAQAAFALSSYCRWCLTGTPLQNSLEDIYSLLCFLHVEPWCNWAWWHKLIQKPYENGDHRGLKLIKAILRPLMLRRSKDTVDKHGRPILVLPPTDIQVIECNQSEAERDFYDALFKRSKVQFDQFVAQGKVLHNYANILELLLRLRQCCNHPFLVMSRGDSQEYTDLNKLAKRFLETNPDSANPSQVPSRAYIEEVVDGIRRGDNTECPICLESADDPVLTPCAHRMCRECLLSSWRTPAAGQCPICRQILNKNELITCPSENRFRIDVDKNWTESSKVSHLLDCLEKIRSQKSGDKSIIFSQWTSFLDLLEIPLKRRNIMFLRFDGRLSQKQREKVLKEFSETNVKMVMLMSLKVGGVGLNLTSASNVFLMDPWWNPAVEEQAIMRIHRIGQKKTVRVRRFIVKETVEDRMQQVQARKQRMIAGALTDEEVRSARIDELKMLFR